From a single Arachis hypogaea cultivar Tifrunner chromosome 3, arahy.Tifrunner.gnm2.J5K5, whole genome shotgun sequence genomic region:
- the LOC112790530 gene encoding protein trichome birefringence-like 16, translated as MLVVPIVSGGGGGVGGGGVGKGGVSISLDCNYAKGKWVIDNHRPLYSGFGCKRWLSGSWACRLTQRTDFAYENLRWQPKDCELEEFQRSKFLTRMQHKTLAFVGDSLGRQQFQSLMCMITGGEEMQNVEDVGIEYGLVKPEGGTHPHGYAYRFITTNTTILYYWSSTLCDTQPIDPTDPESDVAMHLDQPPAFLQKYLHKIHVLVLNTGHHWNRGKLKANRWVIYINGVRSTEKELAMIWRAKNFTVHSVVSWVNSQIPKYPNLKVFFRSISPRHFVGGDWDTGGSCNNTTPMSVGKEILEEESSDLSVASAVKGTAVKLLDITALSQLRDEAHLSRFRMTPNPAAVQDCLHWCLPGVPDTWNELLFAQI; from the exons ATGCTTGTGGTTCCAATAGTTAGTGGCGgcggtggtggtgttggtggtggtggtgttggtaaAGGAGGAG tttcaatttcattaGATTGTAACTACGCAAAAGGAAAATGGGTGATCGACAACCATAGACCTTTGTATTCAGGATTTGGTTGTAAACGATGGTTGTCAGGATCATGGGCTTGTCGCTTAACGCAACGCACTGATTTTGCATATGAAAATCTTCGATGGCAACCAAAAGATTGTGAATTAGAGGAATTTCAAAGATCAAAATTTCTTACAAG GATGCAACACAAAACTTTGGCATTTGTTGGAGACTCATTAGGCCGTCAACAGTTTCAGTCCTTAATGTGCATGATCACCGGTGGTGAGGAAATGCAAAATGTGGAAGATGTTGGAATAGAATATGGATTAGTTAAACCTGAGGGTGGTACTCACCCCCATGGTTATGCATACCGTTTCATAACCACTAATACTACCATTCTATACTATTGGTCTTCAACTCTCTGTGATACTCAACCTATTGATCCTACTGATCCGGAATCAGATGTTGCAATGCACCTTGACCAGCCTCCAGCATTCTTGCAGAAATATCTTCACAAGATACATGTGCTAGTTCTCAACACAG GTCACCATTGGAATCGAGGAAAGCTGAAAGCTAATCGTTGGGTAATTTATATTAATGGTGTGCGAAGCACGGAGAAGGAGTTAGCAATGATTTGGCGCGCTAAGAATTTTACTGTTCATAGCGTGGTTAGTTGGGTGAATTCACAGATTCCGAAATATCCAAATTTAAAGGTGTTCTTTAGAAGCATCTCTCCAAGGCATTTTGTTGGTGGTGATTGGGACACAGGAGGCAGTTGTAATAATACTACACCAATGTCAGTGGGAAAGGAGATATTAGAAGAAGAGTCTAGCGATTTAAGTGTTGCAAGTGCTGTGAAAGGGACTGCAGTTAAGCTCTTGGATATAACAGCTCTTTCTCAACTTAGAGACGAGGCTCATTTATCACGTTTTAGAATGACACCTAATCCTGCTGCTGTTCAAGATTGTTTACACTGGTGTTTACCTGGTGTTCCTGATACATGGAATGAATTACTCTTTGCACAAATCTAG